The DNA sequence AGGACAAGGCCCTGATCAACCTGTTCCAACGCGTGCAACGCCTGGAACCTGCCGAGCGCGATGTGGTCACTTCCTTGCTCGATGCCTTCCTGTTCCGACAGGAGACCAAGAAGCAACTGGCCTAGCAACGGGCCACTGATCGCAGGACCTGTCCCGCCTTAGCGGGATCAGCGGCAGGCCTAGGGAAGGCGGCGCGATTGGACCTTGGCGCCATGTACGTAGTAGCCATCTTCTCTTAGAGCGCCTTGGCCGTCGTAGATCTGATAGTATCCGAGTAATCGGCCTTTCTTTAGGTAACAGCGCATCTTGATGAGACCGGAGCGGTCGAGTATGAGGTAGGCCCCGCTGAACTTGGCCTTGTAGCGGATGACCTCGATGCCTTGCGGGAAGACACTGCAATAAAGAGTGTCAGAGCCAACCAGAAGAGCGGCGTACATGCCATCGGTGGCCGGGAGTGATTTGGTGAACGAGAAGACCTGGCCATGGGCCTTGGCGCTTACATAGAGCAACAGGATCGTAGCTATCCACTTGGTCATGATACTGCTACTCGAAGTCTTCGCGCGTACTCTTTCCCTTTTCAGGATCTACCCGATCCATCAGCTCATCCTTCTGATAGAAGTCGTTGTAATCGTGCTCGATCTGCATGATGTTGCCAACCTTCTTTGGGTCAACACCGAAGAACTTGGCCTTGAACTCGTCACTGAAACGCGTGTGGGACTTGTTCCATCCTTCATGTGCAGCCTGATGCTCAAGGTCAATGAACCCAGCACCATACTTCTGATCAAAGACCTTCACTAAGTCCTCGCCAAAAGTGCCATTAACAAAGTTCCTAGCAAACGCGAGCGCGTACTTGACATGAACGGTAGACTCATGGCCTGCTGTGTGGTAGATCGCGATCAGGTCACCTTGTACCATGTCATAGGTGCCGTCCTCCTTCTTTCCTATCGGTTGGTTGGTACTAACGTTCACGTACTGCAACATATGAGTCTGCGCGCTCATCTTGCGAACATGATCAGGTGTTAGGTCACTGCCGTTCACGTATTGACCATCAACAGCGAAGAAGGCCGGAGATGAACCACCTTGGTCTGGATCTATGCCAAAGCGAACGGTCACGTTATCGTGAAGGCTACCCTTACCACCTGCATCTCCCCAGAACTTGCGAGCCTGCCGCGCATTCACCACATCACGATAGATCTCCTTTCCTGACTCGGACTTGATGTACGAAAGCGTTGCCTTGTACACCGAAGGGCTGAACAGCCTCATCGCTAAACTGAACTTCAATCGTTCCCCATCGGGATCGACGAACATCAATGGAGAGTTCGCAGCGAAGCCATAGGGAGTGGCATCCGGGTAGCTCGTAGCGTAGGGATCCATGCTGAGCCAGCGGCCAACCCTCGGATCCAGAATACGCGATCCGAAGTTGTAAGACGTTCCAGTTGAACCGTGAACCTCATCGTCCTTCTCGGCTCCATTAAATCCGAAGCGGTAGCTCGATGAGCTGTAGTTCCTCCCTGGTAGAAGCGACCCGAAGGGTTCATACCCCTGTGCGGAGATCACCTCGGCTTGGAAGGGGCTGCCGGCCCCGGCACCATCCAGCAGGCGCCCGGTAACAACCGTGGTCACGTTGCCCAGGTGGTCGGTCAACTCATAGCGCAAGCGCGCCGCAGGGATCGGTTGCGGATGCGGCCCCGGCATGGTGGTTAGCCCGTAGAGCTCCGCCTCACGCGTATAAGTGCCCAGGCGGCTGCTGCCATACAGGTGCCGCTCGGTGACCTTGAAGCTCATACTGCCGGTGTTCTGGTATCGGTACACGGCCATGATGTTGCCTTGTGCATCACGAATGTAGTGCTCGCGGTAGCCGGTGAACTGCAGGACCTCTTCCACATCGTGGACCTCCATGAGGCACGCAAGGCGCTGAGCAACTGAACCACAGGGCCAGCGCTACCCCATGGCCGGTTGCAAACTGGCCGCAAGGCCTATCCCTTGGCCGGGACCGGATGAAGACCACGGGTCGCAGACCCGCGGGAGCCATCAGGGAACATTCGCGGGAGCGGGGTCGTGGATCTTGTAGTTCCTGCTCACTGATCGAAAGTAGGGCACGCCGATCACAGATAGGCTGTAGCGCTACGGCTCCAACTCGGTGATGGAAGAAGACCACGGATCAAAGATCCGAGGGAGCCATCAGGGAAGATTAGCGGGAGCGGGGTGCTACAGATCCGCGTTAGCGGGGGGAACATTCGCGGGAGCGGGGTGAAGATGTCCCAGGAGGATCTGGCCAAGAAGCTCGGCATCCACGCCCCGATCATCGGCCGGTACGAGCGTGGTGAGGTGAAGCCTTCGATCGAGGTCGCCGCCAAGCTCGCCCAGGCCGTCGGCTCGTCGCTCGACTACCTCACGGGTCTTTCGGATCTGCAGCTGGACCAGGAGCTGATCGCCCGGATCAACGACCTGCACACGCTATCCGAGGAGGATCAACAGCACATCATGCGCACACTCGGCGCGTTGATCCGCGAGGCCAAGACCAGGAAGGCGTTCGGGTAGGGCGGGTCCGCAGATCCGAACCAGCTACATCCGTGCTAGCGGGGGGATATCTCAAACTCTGGCGAACCTTGAGCACCGAGTACAGGCATCTCTCGAATAAGCTGCTCATATAGGGTATAGTCTAGAGCGGTGAACCCCTGCCCTTTGAGTATTTCCAAGTATCGCAGTGCGTCCTCTTGACCATTCAGCATTGCACGAATCATGAGCACTTGGCCTGCATTCTGTTCATCCGGAAGGCTCTTCGCCTTGTTCTCGGCTTCACGAATCGCAATCGCTTTTAACCGCTCATACTCTTGGGTCTTGCCAAGGAAGTAATTGCACATGGCTTCGTTAGCGAGCAACAAAGGCACTGGAGTCGGAGACATTGACTTGAGCTTGTGAAGGACGGGGATGCAGTCACCGTAATGCCCAATTGCGTAAAGTATCGTGAACTTGTTGTGGAGCGCTTGGTAGTAGTTCGTATCGCAATGGATGGCCCTGTCGATCAAGACGACCGCTGAGTCGAGTGACTCGTGGCGAGTAGTATCCATCTGATAGCTCACAAATGCCTCCATGGCCTGATTATTCAACTCCTTACAATCCTCTCCAGCACTAGCGTCTTCGGAAGCCATAGAGCATGCGGACCAAGTCGCCAAGCACATGCCTGCCATTAGTGATACACTCCTCATGGCCGACAAATTCATTGGATTTTGGGGGCAACAATGAATGAGTCGCTTGAAGAATTCGGTACGATCCCGATTGTACCGGGCATCGCGGGTTGGAACCAACTCCCGTGCGCTTCTACAAGCACTCTTGTTGTGACGGATACACGATAGTTCGGAAGCAGCCCTTTAGAATCGGGTGGGGCCAAGTCGAACTCAGCCGCGCCAATGTATCCAGCGGGAGCAAAGTACGATCCTTTGGGTGCTTGCAAGTCCTTGCGAGCAACAACATCTCCTGAGGCGTTGTACAAAGTCGCTGTTGAAGACGCGCGGACTTTTGATCCGTCTGACACTACGATTGGATCGACATAAGTCGAAACGCGAAGCTTTGGCGCACTCTTCGCGCCCGTGACCTGTGCCGAAGTATTTACAGTCCAGACTACTTGCTTGTACTGCACATGAGGGCCTTCGGCATCCGGGACCTGCCCCCATTGACGGTTCTGCACAGGTTGCTCGCCACTAGAAGGGCTAACCTTATAGGTCTGCTCGGTTGGTGGTGTGAGTGTCTGACCAAGCGCTGGTGGTGCATTCCCGGCGTTGGTGCCCGGATTTCGTTTGAAGGCAGCGCCTGCGTGATCACCTGTACCGCTGTTGATGCCGCCTTGTCCATCCGGTCCAGCCTCAGAGACTTTATCAGGGGTTGGAGCGGCCTCCAGTCCTTCCAACTCCACCATGTCTATCACACGGTTCTCACTGAACGCGTAAGGCGAGTTCCAAGGGTACTTGGCTGCCAGCGGGTCGATGCTCATAAACCTGCCAATCCTCGGATCGTGCATTCGGTACTCGAACGCGTAGCTCGTGCCCGTTGAGCCGTTGATCTCGTCGTCATGTTCTTGACCTTGGAAGAGGTAACGATATGACCCTGAGGAGTAATTCCTTCCTGGCAGCAGACTTCCGAAGGGTTCATACCCCTGTGCGGAGACCACCTCGGCCTGGTAGGGGCTGCCGGCCCCGGCACCATCCAGCAGGCGCCCGGTAACAACCGTGGTCACGTTGCCCAGGTGGTCGGTCAACTCATAGCGCAAGCGCGCCGCAGGGATCGGTTGCGGATGCGGCCCCGGCATGGTGGTTAGCCCGTAGAGCTCCGCCTCACGCGTATAAGTGCCCAGGCGGCTGCTGCCATACAGGTGCCGCTCGGTGACCTTGAAGCTCATACTGCCGGTGTTCTGGTATCGGTACACGGCCATGATGTTGCCTTGTGCATCACGAATGTAGTGCTCGCGGTAGCCACCATTGTCCGGGTCGCCCACCGTCTTGGAGATCCGCTGGCCGCTCGCCCCATAGCCGAACTGCAGGGAGGGGCCGCCGGACTTGGTGACGCTGCGGACTTTACGGCATCACCTCGCCCTCAATGGTCAACTCAAAGCGCTCTGGCGTGCCATTGCCGCGCACGATCACGGTGCGGCGCAGCGCTCCCACAGGTGCGTGTCCGTCGAAGGTCATGGTCACCGTCACGCTGGCCCCGGGAGCGATATCCCCTTGTGGCAGTTGTGCGGTGGTGCAGCCGCAGTCGGCCTTCACGTCCAATAGCCGCATGGAGCGT is a window from the Flavobacteriales bacterium genome containing:
- a CDS encoding RHS repeat-associated core domain-containing protein, which gives rise to MEVHDVEEVLQFTGYREHYIRDAQGNIMAVYRYQNTGSMSFKVTERHLYGSSRLGTYTREAELYGLTTMPGPHPQPIPAARLRYELTDHLGNVTTVVTGRLLDGAGAGSPFQAEVISAQGYEPFGSLLPGRNYSSSSYRFGFNGAEKDDEVHGSTGTSYNFGSRILDPRVGRWLSMDPYATSYPDATPYGFAANSPLMFVDPDGERLKFSLAMRLFSPSVYKATLSYIKSESGKEIYRDVVNARQARKFWGDAGGKGSLHDNVTVRFGIDPDQGGSSPAFFAVDGQYVNGSDLTPDHVRKMSAQTHMLQYVNVSTNQPIGKKEDGTYDMVQGDLIAIYHTAGHESTVHVKYALAFARNFVNGTFGEDLVKVFDQKYGAGFIDLEHQAAHEGWNKSHTRFSDEFKAKFFGVDPKKVGNIMQIEHDYNDFYQKDELMDRVDPEKGKSTREDFE
- a CDS encoding helix-turn-helix transcriptional regulator is translated as MSQEDLAKKLGIHAPIIGRYERGEVKPSIEVAAKLAQAVGSSLDYLTGLSDLQLDQELIARINDLHTLSEEDQQHIMRTLGALIREAKTRKAFG